The genomic DNA ATCAGTAAGGAAGCGACCCAATGACGATATGGTGCATAAAGCCAAGTGTTATTAAAGTTATTGAACACTTGGTAGCATTTCTGAGGGCCGGTAGGTTTATATAAAACCACTTCTATATAGAAGCTACTTTGGGGAGGTTTTACTCTACCCCCAATATAAAATATCAGTATATCGAGTCAATACAAATTTCACCaattaagaaaacaaaaaggCGTCAGATCAAATGATCAATTCCAAAGTAGATGACAAAACTAATTCACATTTGCTTGCAAAGCAAGTCAAATTCCAACAATTCAGAGATATAAACAGGCTTTAAATCATAGATTAATGTCATTACTTCAAGATGAAACTGAAGACATAACTTCTCTCTCTATAACCAAACCTCCTATTCCTCACCTCTTCCCTTAACTACAAGATTTGATCCAAAGATATAACTTCAAAAATTTGATCTAAGACTTATTGTTAGCCGCATAGATTCCTTGGAGagaattgcaggatataagacACTGAATTATATAGTTAGCAATTCTCACTGAATTATAAGGCATtcaaaaaactattaaaaacgtaTTTTTTCAAGAGGCCTTAGGAGTCGATGCAACTCCAAATGAGCATATCCATTCATTCGAATGGGCACATGACTGacatactgtatttccccatatttaggccgcggcctatacatgggttttgcaCGGCCTAGTTATATGGGGCAGCTTATATACAGACTTTACTTTACATCATCCCCCCTACCCCCGGTACCTTTATTGGAGCCCCCTGGACAGCGGACAGCAAATCTCCAGCGGTGGAGGGCAGCCGTGATTCTCTTCGGCATCCAGCCTGCCCCCGCACCGCTTGCTGAGTGACTGACGTCATGTTTCTTTATAAGCTAGCTGGCTAATGCTGAGTTAACAAGGGAGCACTTGTCTCCTAAATAGAAGACAGTAAGTGCTCCCACATTAAAGAAAAACCCCCACATTTTATATTCTTATTAAAAATAGGCTCAGCACAAGGGGAAGTCTTTTGTTAAGAAATGGGCTGAGCATGTTTTCATAAAAGAGCCCCTACATGCTttgagcagtgtttcccaagtcagtcctggagtaccctcttgccaatcaggttttcaggatatccacaacacaATAAGTATGACGTTTATTTGCATGTACTacctccattaaatgcaaatctctttcatgcatattcattatggatatcctaaaaCCTGAATGGTAAGGGAATAAGTACGCCAAGACTGACTTGAGAAACattggtttagagcaggggtaggcaattccgatcctcgagagtcacaggcaggtcaggttttcaggatatacacaatgaatatgtatgagatggatttgcatgcactgcctccttgagatgcaaatctatctcatgtatattcattgaggatatcctgaaaacctgacctgcctgtggctctcgaggaccggaattgcatacccctggtttagagcaggtcctcaagagccatattccagttgggttttcaggatttccccagtgaatatgcatgagatctatttgcatgcactgctttcaatgcatattcattggggaaatcctgaaaacccgactggaatatggctctcgaggaccggagttccctacccctggtttagagcgcacacacacacacacaatttccaTCTGCTTCAAAGCATGCTATTGGAACTGAATCTGGGTGTCTATTTTTGTAAAAGGCCCATAGGTGTTTATGTATAGGTGTCATGTTATAAAAAGAGGCCCCAAAAGAGAAAACCACAAAGGACTCGGAACAATGTATCTTACTTTGTCatgtttatgtttttctttttccttcttttctttctcttttttctccttctctttctcctttttctccctttctttctttttcttctttttgtctcttttcctgtctctctctttcaatttctctctctcttcaaacAATTTATCAGGAAGTAATGGCAGCATAGATGGTAAAGATGGAAGTCTCACAGCACCAGGCGTGCTGAATATTGGTAGAGCTATGTCTTTGGCAGTCAACAAAAGAGGCGCTGATGAAGCCTTCAGTCTGTCTTCCTTGTTCTTGTCTTTAAATTTCTTTTCTTTATCTTTCTTGCTCTTCTCCCTatcttttttcttatctttatgcttttctttttcttttttggcacTGCCATCTTTGAGCTTTACTTTTGCATCAACATCATCAGAATCTTTCATTTTGAATTTATGAGCATCAAAGTCTACATCTTTGGACATATCTTTCCATAGAAGTTTTGATTCTCTATTTGCATCCCTTTCTTTATCTTTGTTCTTATCTTTGTTTTTATCCCTTTTCTCTTTGTCCTTTTGCCTATCTCGCTCTCTCTTTTTCAGTTTTGTCTTAAGCTCTTTCTTCAGCTTCTTTTTCACTTCAACTGAGGccaacttggttttttcttcatagactttgaGCAGAGGCTCAGGAGTTGGAGGAGAAGCAGAAGGAGAAGAAAAATATGGGAGAATGACTGGTACATTTGAAGAAGTGCCTATGTATGCTTTTCGAATGACTTCATTAATAGAGTCATCCATTGTCCAAGAAGTGTCAGAGCTAGATGTTCCACCTGATGTGGGTACAGGCGTACTCCCTCCCTTATTTATATTGTTTGTCGGGACTGTCACTTTAGGAGTCATAGGCTCTGAAATTGTGAGTCTCTTTGGACTGGTAAAAACATCACCTTCCGATTCTGAACCCGAGGAGAACTCAAATGGATCTGGTTCCCATTCAGCACAAGCCCGAGCAATCACAGCATCTATCGAATCCTCAATAGTCTTATCTGCTACTGCTGGTTTCTTAGACAAATCCTCACCACTTAGTTTTTCAGGCTCAGGTGATGTTGGCTCCAGTTTTAACTGTATGTTGTCTTTTCCCATCTTTTCACTTAATATAGTCAAAGGCGTCCTAGTAGGCGTTTCCACCTTAATTGCTGGCTGTGGACCATGCATTGGAACTTTGGGGCTCTTAGGACTTTTGGGGCTTTTGGCACGTCCAGGTGACTTCTTCTCTTTGGAACCAGTTTTTGGTGAATGCATGGGACTTCCAAGAACAGCTGTCAACTGAGTTGATTTAGGTGATTTCGTTTTCTGTCCTGGTGAACTCACTTTTCCTTTTGCTTTAGGTAATAATGCTTTTGAGTCTAAGGTTTTGAGAGCTGGAACTTGTGATTTTGAAACCAAAGCCAGCACTGGTGGCTCTGGCGATACATGAACTAAGTCCGACTTATCCTGTACATGAACTGGGGAAAGCATGGGAGGCACCTTCTGAGAGTTGATTGAACTAAGAGGTTCTCGAGGTTCCAGTGCTTCCTCGGTAATGTCTCCTTTACCGCCAATGATTTTAGGTCGTTTCAGAGGGGGCATTTCCACAGTTTCAGGACTTTCTAATGGTCTTTTGCTCAAGAAGTTTTCATCATTAACAGCCTCCTCCTCTTCCATTTCTCCTTCTTCTTCCAGAGGAACCTGCATGGCTTCAGCTGACGTTCCTCCATCAGTGGGAACCTGCTCCTCTTCTTCCTCTGTAGAAAGAAAAAGCAGCCGTTATTCAGATGTACAGACATAAAATAACTTATATTATCAAGGTTACATGCATCTGTATTTACATAAATCATGCTGTGATGTCATATTGCATTTTAGAAGAAAGTAAAATCAGAATTGTACATGTCATCAGatagacagaaaacaaaggaaatTCTCCTCCCCTCCAAAAAGGATGTTCTAAATACAGCTCACTCCTTTTCAGTGGTAACTCAACGTGAGATACATTCGGGTACGGtagatttttctctttcttcataGGGAGGGCTGAGGAGTTGGGATCAGTGTTGGTAAAAACGTACCAACTCAgaccagcttcaaaataaaaacgtacagcattataatatatggtaaatttgtcattttatatttatattattttctgaaggttttttgttcaaataaatatatttcgggctccttttacaaaaggtgcgctggcgtttttagcacatgcactggattagggcatgctacctgaaaaactaccgcctgctcaagaggaggcggtagcggctagcacacgtggcattttagcgtgcgctattccgcacgttaaggccataaagcacctttgtaaaaggagcctttaatggtCCATTAGTCCTAATTTTGTACATAAAAAAATCTCTTATGTTtctgtaatttataaaatttctcTTACATTTACTATTCACAGTAGGAGTTTTAAGTCAGACAGTAGTCCAGAGCCCTGTCCAGAGGGATTACAATCTAAATCTTCAAATAgcctattttatttataaataacATTTATATTCCACAGATTACCATGCAGATCCTAAcatatatacataataaaatcatttcAGTGAAGAAACAAAATCAACTACCAGAAAATACCAGACCCACAGGACAGGACAAGacaagagtagaggtaaggttatagggataggattagaggtaatttataaaatttagtcagagaccactgttcaggcagtgggcctgatgggccgccgcgggagaggaccgctgggcgagatggacctctggtctgcctcagcggaggcaacttcttaagaCAGGGCTAAAAAGAGAAAACCATAAGCTTGTGTAAATAAAATTGCCTTCAGCTACCTCCTAAATGTTGATGTGTCCACCAAGGAATATGAAATTATTGGAAGGCGATTCCTCATCTCTGGTCCTGAAATTGAGAAGCAACATGCACAGGTCTCTGCAAAGAGAACCTTAGAACATAGAgggcttagatcaggggtgtcaaagtccctcctcgagggccgcaatccagtcgggttttcaggatttccccaatgaatatgcatgagatctatttgcatgcactgctttcaatgcatattcattggggaaatcctgaaaacccgactggattgcggccctcgaggagggactttgacactcctggctTAGATAAATGAAACACACCCTCTGAGTACAACAGCCTTGGACAGTCAAACTTCAGGACCAAGGTAAGGTACAGAAATAAGGTGCTATAGCATAAAAAgctatatgaatttaaaaaagaagCTTGCACAGAGATCTGACTGGGTTCTAATGGagaacagtaacatagtaacatagtagatgacggcagataaagacccgaatggtccatccagtctgcccaacctgattcaatttaaaaattttttttttttttttttttt from Geotrypetes seraphini chromosome 9, aGeoSer1.1, whole genome shotgun sequence includes the following:
- the TAF3 gene encoding transcription initiation factor TFIID subunit 3, with protein sequence MCESFSRSLLRVSVAQVCQALGWDSVQLTACDLLTDVLQRYLQQLARGCHRYSELYGRTDPVLDDVGEAFKLMGVNLQELEDYIHSIEPVTFPHQIPSFPVSKNNVLQFPQPGSKDAEEQKEYIPDYLPPIVSSQEEEEEEQVPTDGGTSAEAMQVPLEEEGEMEEEEAVNDENFLSKRPLESPETVEMPPLKRPKIIGGKGDITEEALEPREPLSSINSQKVPPMLSPVHVQDKSDLVHVSPEPPVLALVSKSQVPALKTLDSKALLPKAKGKVSSPGQKTKSPKSTQLTAVLGSPMHSPKTGSKEKKSPGRAKSPKSPKSPKVPMHGPQPAIKVETPTRTPLTILSEKMGKDNIQLKLEPTSPEPEKLSGEDLSKKPAVADKTIEDSIDAVIARACAEWEPDPFEFSSGSESEGDVFTSPKRLTISEPMTPKVTVPTNNINKGGSTPVPTSGGTSSSDTSWTMDDSINEVIRKAYIGTSSNVPVILPYFSSPSASPPTPEPLLKVYEEKTKLASVEVKKKLKKELKTKLKKRERDRQKDKEKRDKNKDKNKDKERDANRESKLLWKDMSKDVDFDAHKFKMKDSDDVDAKVKLKDGSAKKEKEKHKDKKKDREKSKKDKEKKFKDKNKEDRLKASSAPLLLTAKDIALPIFSTPGAVRLPSLPSMLPLLPDKLFEEREKLKERDRKRDKKKKKKEREKKEKEKEKKEKEKKEKEKHKHDKVKVEPVAPAPSPVIPRLTLRVGAGQDKIVISKVVPTAEVKPSTPAPPSLPSLASAPVLVTPPLPLPPPPVSASPLPPQVIAALAAAPPQSPIMPSAGGSKGPVRSVVTETVSTYVIQDQWGNKIWICPGCKKLDDGSPMIGCDDCDDWYHWPCVGISDAPPDEEKWFCPKCNSKKKDKKHKKRKHKAH